In the genome of Variibacter gotjawalensis, one region contains:
- a CDS encoding NADH:flavin oxidoreductase/NADH oxidase translates to MLFEPFSLKDVKLRNRIAVSPMCQYSATDGIINDWHVEHLGALARGGSSLVIAEATAVSPEGRITPGCTGLWNDTQAEAFARAVKAIEAHGAVPGIQIAHAGRKASANRPWEGDDHIPEGDARGWQTIGASAVAFGANLPRVPRAMTIDDIERVKADFVAAAIRARDIGFKWLELHFAHGYLAQSFFSHHSNQRDDRYGGSHENRMRFLIETFEAVRAVWPEHLPLTARFGVTEFDGRDETFAESLDLIDRLKERGLDLIDVSIGFTIPKTKIPWGPALVAPFAGRVRREVGIATASTWNISTPELADKVIRDGDVDVVMLGRRLLENPHWPYEAARALGVEKAAWTLPAPYAHWLERYRAA, encoded by the coding sequence ATGTTGTTCGAGCCCTTCTCCCTCAAAGACGTGAAACTGCGCAATCGCATCGCGGTTTCGCCGATGTGTCAGTATTCGGCGACCGACGGCATCATCAACGACTGGCACGTCGAGCATCTCGGCGCGCTCGCTCGCGGCGGCTCCAGCCTCGTCATCGCGGAGGCAACCGCAGTGTCCCCGGAAGGCCGCATCACGCCGGGCTGCACAGGTCTTTGGAACGACACTCAGGCCGAAGCCTTTGCGCGCGCCGTGAAGGCGATCGAGGCGCACGGCGCCGTGCCGGGCATTCAGATCGCCCATGCGGGTCGCAAGGCGAGCGCCAATCGCCCGTGGGAAGGCGACGATCATATTCCGGAAGGCGATGCGCGCGGTTGGCAGACGATCGGCGCTTCGGCGGTCGCGTTCGGCGCGAACCTGCCGCGGGTGCCGCGCGCGATGACGATCGACGACATCGAGCGCGTGAAGGCCGATTTCGTCGCCGCTGCGATCCGCGCGCGGGATATCGGCTTCAAGTGGCTCGAACTCCATTTCGCGCACGGTTATCTGGCGCAGAGCTTCTTCTCACACCACTCGAACCAGCGCGACGACCGCTACGGCGGCAGCCACGAAAACCGCATGCGGTTTCTGATCGAGACGTTTGAGGCCGTCCGCGCCGTGTGGCCGGAGCATCTGCCGCTCACCGCGCGCTTCGGCGTCACGGAGTTCGACGGTCGCGACGAGACTTTCGCGGAGTCGCTCGATCTCATCGACCGGTTGAAAGAGCGCGGGCTCGACCTCATCGACGTGTCGATCGGCTTCACGATCCCGAAGACGAAGATCCCGTGGGGGCCTGCGTTGGTTGCGCCGTTCGCCGGCCGCGTCCGCCGCGAGGTCGGTATCGCGACCGCCTCAACCTGGAACATCTCGACGCCGGAGCTGGCCGATAAGGTGATCCGCGACGGCGATGTCGATGTCGTCATGCTGGGTCGCCGGCTGCTCGAAAACCCGCATTGGCCTTACGAAGCCGCGCGTGCGCTGGGCGTCGAGAAAGCCGCCTGGACGCTGCCGGCGCCCTACGCGCATTGGCTCGAGCGCTATCGCGCCGCTTAA
- a CDS encoding ABC transporter ATP-binding protein, with amino-acid sequence MSDAETMTETAPETAPRAETAALSLRAIERQYVQGDSTLEILRGVNFDVFPGQSVALMAPSGTGKSTLLHVAGLLEHPDSGEVFVRGTATAELPDQERTRIRRTQIGFVYQFHHLLPEFSALENVMMPQMIRGLGKGEAAKRAGELLGYLGLGERLTHRPSELSGGEQQRVAIARAVANAPAVLLADEPTGNLDPKTSDHVFETLTQLVRASGFAAVVATHNMDLAARMDRRVTLRDGQVVELD; translated from the coding sequence ATGAGTGACGCTGAAACCATGACCGAGACGGCTCCCGAAACGGCCCCGCGCGCCGAAACCGCCGCGCTGTCGCTGCGCGCGATCGAGCGCCAATACGTGCAAGGCGACTCGACGCTGGAAATCCTGCGCGGCGTGAATTTCGACGTGTTCCCGGGCCAGTCGGTTGCGCTGATGGCGCCGTCCGGCACCGGCAAGTCGACGTTGCTGCACGTCGCCGGTTTGCTCGAACATCCGGACTCCGGCGAGGTGTTCGTGCGCGGCACGGCGACCGCCGAATTGCCGGACCAGGAACGCACCCGCATTCGCCGCACGCAGATCGGCTTTGTCTACCAGTTTCACCATCTGCTGCCGGAATTCTCCGCGCTCGAAAACGTCATGATGCCGCAGATGATCCGCGGCCTCGGTAAGGGCGAAGCCGCCAAGCGCGCCGGTGAGTTGCTCGGCTATCTCGGCCTCGGCGAGCGTCTGACGCATCGCCCGTCGGAACTCTCCGGCGGCGAGCAGCAGCGCGTTGCGATTGCGCGCGCGGTCGCCAACGCTCCGGCCGTGCTTCTCGCCGACGAACCGACCGGCAATCTCGATCCGAAAACGTCGGATCACGTGTTCGAAACGCTGACGCAACTCGTCCGCGCATCCGGTTTCGCGGCTGTCGTCGCGACCCACAACATGGACCTCGCCGCGCGCATGGATCGCCGCGTGACCCTGCGCGACGGGCAGGTCGTCGAACTCGACTAG
- a CDS encoding lipoprotein-releasing ABC transporter permease subunit → MSEPTATKAFAPFEWMLSLRYLRARRKEGFISVIAGFSFLGIMLGVATLIIVMAVMNGFRSELLGKILGLNGHLLVQPIEQPLTDWQQVAERLAKVDGVTLAAPMVEGQALASSPFQSSGVLVRGVRVADLKRLPSIANTIKAGTLDGFDEGQGIVIGKRLGDNLQLRAGDTITLVAPRGSVTAFGTVPRIKAYKVAAIFEVGMSEYDAGIVFMPLAESQAYFNRSGDVTAIEVYTQDPDKIDRVRQAVTSAAGRPVFILDWRQRNSTFFGALQVERNVMFIILTLIVIVAAFNIISGMTMLVKDKSHDIAILRTMGATQGSMLRVFLITGASIGVTGTIVGFIVGLVFAWNIESLRQFVSWLTSTELFSPELYFLSRLPARIDSGETIAVLAMALVLSLLAPLYPAWRAARLDPVEALRYE, encoded by the coding sequence ATGTCAGAACCGACCGCGACCAAAGCGTTCGCGCCGTTCGAGTGGATGCTCTCGCTCCGCTACCTCCGGGCGCGGCGCAAAGAAGGATTCATTTCGGTCATCGCTGGCTTCTCCTTTCTCGGCATCATGCTCGGCGTCGCGACGCTGATCATCGTGATGGCGGTGATGAACGGCTTCCGCAGCGAACTTCTCGGCAAAATCCTCGGCCTCAACGGCCATCTCCTGGTTCAGCCGATCGAACAGCCGCTGACCGACTGGCAGCAGGTCGCCGAACGTTTGGCGAAGGTCGATGGCGTGACGCTCGCGGCGCCGATGGTCGAGGGCCAGGCGCTCGCATCGTCGCCGTTCCAGTCGAGCGGCGTGCTCGTCCGCGGCGTCCGCGTCGCCGATCTCAAGCGGCTCCCGTCGATCGCCAACACGATCAAGGCCGGCACGCTCGACGGGTTCGACGAGGGGCAGGGCATCGTCATAGGCAAGCGCCTCGGCGACAATCTGCAGCTGCGCGCCGGCGATACGATCACGCTGGTCGCGCCGCGCGGTTCGGTCACGGCCTTCGGCACAGTGCCGCGCATCAAGGCTTACAAAGTCGCGGCGATCTTCGAAGTCGGCATGTCGGAATACGACGCCGGCATCGTCTTCATGCCGCTGGCCGAGTCGCAGGCGTATTTCAACCGCTCCGGCGACGTGACGGCGATCGAGGTCTACACGCAGGATCCCGATAAGATCGACCGCGTGCGCCAAGCCGTGACGAGCGCGGCCGGCCGGCCCGTCTTCATCCTCGACTGGCGTCAGCGCAATTCGACCTTCTTCGGCGCGCTCCAAGTCGAGCGCAACGTGATGTTCATCATCCTGACGCTCATCGTCATCGTCGCGGCCTTCAACATCATTTCCGGCATGACGATGCTCGTGAAGGACAAGTCGCACGACATTGCTATCCTGCGCACGATGGGAGCGACGCAAGGCTCGATGCTGCGCGTTTTCCTCATCACGGGCGCGTCGATCGGCGTCACCGGCACAATCGTCGGCTTCATCGTCGGTTTGGTCTTCGCCTGGAATATCGAGTCGCTGCGCCAGTTCGTGTCCTGGCTGACCTCGACCGAACTGTTCTCGCCCGAGCTTTACTTCCTCTCGCGTCTGCCGGCGCGTATCGATAGCGGGGAGACGATCGCGGTTCTCGCGATGGCGCTGGTGCTTTCGCTGCTCGCGCCGCTCTATCCGGCGTGGCGCGCCGCGCGGCTCGATCCAGTCGAGGCTCTGCGTTATGAGTGA
- a CDS encoding ArsR/SmtB family transcription factor, whose amino-acid sequence MRALKHPGTKEIELTRVLYALSDPVRLDVVRQLDRGGEATCAALDGGRPKSTMSHHFRVLREAGVVRTRTDGPSHVNELRRGELEKLFPGLLKAVLKG is encoded by the coding sequence ATGCGTGCGCTAAAACATCCGGGGACGAAAGAGATCGAGCTGACGCGTGTGCTCTATGCGCTCAGCGATCCGGTCCGTCTCGACGTAGTCCGCCAGCTCGACCGGGGCGGGGAGGCGACCTGCGCGGCGCTCGATGGCGGCCGCCCGAAGTCGACGATGTCGCATCACTTCCGTGTCTTGCGTGAGGCGGGGGTTGTGCGCACCCGCACGGACGGCCCATCGCACGTTAACGAGCTGCGGCGGGGCGAGCTGGAGAAGCTGTTTCCGGGTTTGTTGAAGGCTGTGCTGAAAGGCTAA
- a CDS encoding beta/gamma crystallin-related protein, translated as MTRSARPSFAPRRQSMPSRASRPSRSARIPSGVNRARVVAPRGGGRVRNTGFPGPSRRATPGGFPQRGNAGGFPQRGNAGFPQRGNAGFPGGRGPGGGLGPRPMRTQVARPIIAPRGANLGRIMRQRPPVALRPRGPAAMSYFYGGRHWGYWRGPRSIWVGGILRRLVLFSAIPAVYYGTQAYYPQGYVAMARPYCGGQTPDGCNLVWRDVPTEDGGAVAQCVQFCPQGIQPQAVAISSAQVAPQPVGNDGACELKGFSEQNLQGESFTTSDNYPQMQEWNDQIGSIAVTAGTWEFFADDNFGGESIRLSPGEYRQLGDAWTFQISSFMCTEPGPGPAPSPAGYQPPPQGGPPPGGPPPGYQQPQQGYPPQGGPPPGYQQPRR; from the coding sequence ATGACGCGCAGCGCTCGCCCATCGTTCGCTCCTCGCCGCCAGTCGATGCCGAGCCGCGCCTCGCGTCCGTCTCGCTCGGCTCGCATTCCGAGCGGCGTCAACCGCGCGCGCGTTGTCGCTCCGCGTGGCGGCGGCCGCGTCCGTAACACCGGCTTCCCGGGTCCGTCCCGGCGCGCAACGCCGGGCGGCTTCCCCCAGCGTGGCAACGCAGGCGGCTTCCCGCAGCGTGGTAACGCTGGCTTTCCGCAGCGCGGCAATGCCGGCTTCCCGGGTGGCCGCGGTCCTGGCGGTGGCTTAGGCCCGCGCCCGATGCGCACGCAGGTTGCGCGTCCGATTATCGCGCCGCGTGGTGCGAACCTCGGCCGCATCATGCGCCAGCGTCCGCCGGTCGCTCTGCGTCCGCGTGGTCCGGCCGCGATGTCGTACTTCTACGGCGGTCGCCATTGGGGTTACTGGCGCGGCCCGCGCAGCATTTGGGTCGGCGGCATCCTGCGTCGCCTAGTGCTCTTCTCTGCGATCCCGGCCGTGTACTACGGCACGCAGGCCTACTATCCGCAGGGTTACGTCGCGATGGCGCGTCCCTACTGCGGCGGTCAGACGCCTGACGGCTGTAACCTCGTGTGGCGCGATGTGCCGACCGAGGACGGCGGTGCTGTTGCGCAGTGCGTGCAGTTCTGCCCGCAAGGCATCCAACCGCAAGCGGTGGCGATCTCTTCGGCGCAAGTCGCGCCGCAGCCGGTCGGCAACGATGGCGCTTGCGAGTTGAAAGGCTTCTCCGAGCAGAACCTGCAAGGCGAGAGCTTCACGACCAGCGACAACTACCCGCAAATGCAGGAATGGAACGATCAGATCGGCTCGATCGCAGTGACGGCGGGCACCTGGGAGTTCTTTGCCGACGATAACTTCGGCGGCGAGTCGATCCGCCTGTCGCCGGGCGAATACCGTCAGCTCGGCGACGCCTGGACGTTCCAGATCTCGTCGTTCATGTGCACGGAGCCCGGTCCGGGACCGGCCCCCTCGCCGGCCGGCTACCAGCCGCCGCCGCAGGGTGGTCCGCCGCCGGGTGGCCCGCCGCCGGGCTACCAACAGCCGCAGCAGGGCTATCCGCCGCAAGGCGGCCCGCCCCCGGGCTACCAACAGCCGCGCCGCTAA
- the proS gene encoding proline--tRNA ligase, producing MRLSKYFLPILREAPREAEIASHKLMLRAGMIRQESAGIYAFLPLGLRVLNKVNAIVREEQNRAGAIEVLMPTIQSADLWRESGRYDAYGKEMLRIKDRHEREMLYGPTNEEMITEIFRAYVKSYKDLPLNLYHIQWKFRDEVRPRFGLMRGREFLMKDAYSFDVDYESAVHSYNRMFVAYLRTFARMGLKAIPMVADTGPIGGNLSHEFIILASTGESEVFCHKDYLDFEMPEEGIDFDDRAKLQGVVDRWTSLYAATSEKHDADAFGKVAGDRQVSARGIEVGHIFYFGTKYSEPMKADVTHPDGSVKPVHMGSYGIGPSRLVAASIEAFHDDAGIKWPEEIAPFNTAILNLKQGDGMTGEVCEQIYRALNAKGVDTLYHDLDERPGAKFATTDLIGIPHQVIVGPKGLANGKVEIKHRADGSREELGVDQAIAKLSGVKSS from the coding sequence ATGCGTCTGTCCAAGTATTTCCTGCCGATCCTGCGCGAAGCGCCGCGCGAAGCCGAGATTGCCTCGCATAAGCTGATGCTGCGCGCCGGCATGATCCGCCAGGAGTCGGCCGGCATTTACGCGTTTCTTCCGCTCGGCCTGCGCGTGCTCAACAAAGTCAACGCGATCGTCCGCGAAGAGCAGAACCGCGCCGGCGCGATTGAGGTCTTGATGCCGACCATCCAGTCGGCGGACCTTTGGCGCGAGAGCGGGCGTTACGATGCGTACGGCAAGGAGATGCTGCGCATCAAGGACCGTCACGAGCGCGAGATGCTTTACGGCCCGACCAACGAAGAGATGATCACGGAAATCTTCCGGGCCTACGTCAAGTCCTACAAGGACCTTCCGCTCAATCTCTACCACATCCAGTGGAAGTTCCGTGACGAGGTGCGTCCGCGTTTCGGCCTGATGCGCGGCCGCGAATTCCTGATGAAGGACGCGTACTCGTTCGACGTCGACTACGAGAGCGCGGTGCATTCCTACAATCGCATGTTCGTCGCGTATCTGCGCACGTTCGCGCGCATGGGCTTGAAAGCGATCCCGATGGTCGCCGACACCGGTCCGATCGGCGGCAACCTCAGCCACGAATTCATCATCCTGGCGTCGACCGGCGAAAGCGAAGTCTTCTGCCATAAGGACTATCTCGACTTCGAAATGCCGGAAGAGGGCATCGACTTCGACGATCGCGCCAAGCTGCAAGGTGTCGTCGATCGTTGGACCTCACTCTATGCGGCGACCTCGGAAAAGCACGACGCCGACGCATTCGGCAAAGTGGCGGGCGATCGCCAGGTCTCGGCGCGCGGCATCGAGGTCGGCCACATCTTCTATTTCGGCACGAAGTATTCGGAGCCGATGAAGGCCGACGTCACGCATCCGGACGGCTCCGTGAAGCCGGTCCACATGGGCTCTTACGGCATCGGCCCTTCGCGCCTCGTCGCGGCGAGCATCGAGGCGTTCCACGACGACGCCGGCATCAAATGGCCGGAAGAGATCGCGCCGTTCAACACCGCGATCCTCAACCTCAAGCAGGGCGACGGGATGACCGGCGAGGTCTGCGAGCAGATCTATCGGGCGCTGAACGCGAAGGGCGTCGACACGCTCTATCACGACCTCGACGAACGGCCCGGTGCGAAGTTCGCGACCACGGACCTGATCGGCATCCCGCACCAAGTCATCGTCGGCCCGAAGGGGCTCGCCAACGGCAAGGTCGAGATCAAACACCGTGCCGACGGCTCGCGCGAAGAGCTCGGCGTCGACCAGGCAATCGCCAAGCTTTCGGGCGTTAAGTCTTCGTAG
- the ruvX gene encoding Holliday junction resolvase RuvX produces MASIHTVTEAQLPARGALIGLDVGTKTVGVATSDPDRKLATAVETIKRKAFRADATRVLALAAERNAVGFVIGLPLNMDGSSGPRAQSSRAFARNLARLTELPVMLWDERLSTVAAERELIAQDMSRARRAAVIDQHAALFILQGALDRLASASPD; encoded by the coding sequence ATGGCCAGCATCCACACCGTGACGGAAGCTCAACTGCCGGCGCGTGGCGCGTTGATCGGCCTCGACGTCGGCACCAAGACGGTCGGCGTCGCAACCAGCGACCCAGACCGCAAGCTCGCGACCGCGGTCGAGACGATCAAACGCAAGGCCTTCAGGGCCGACGCCACTCGCGTGCTCGCACTCGCGGCCGAGCGCAACGCGGTCGGTTTCGTGATCGGCCTGCCGCTCAACATGGACGGCAGCTCCGGCCCGCGTGCGCAATCGTCGCGCGCGTTTGCGCGCAATCTCGCGCGGCTCACCGAGCTACCCGTCATGCTGTGGGACGAGCGGCTATCCACCGTCGCGGCCGAACGCGAACTGATCGCTCAGGATATGAGCCGTGCGCGGCGCGCTGCCGTTATCGATCAGCACGCCGCGTTGTTCATCCTGCAAGGCGCACTCGACCGCCTGGCCTCGGCGTCTCCGGATTAA